A genomic window from Archaeoglobus profundus DSM 5631 includes:
- a CDS encoding B12-binding domain-containing radical SAM protein: MITLVNPLSNTETISKIDFKTPPIGLAYLASVLRENSYKVRIVDNVVEKLSLNELVKKIKNSAVVGITTTTPTFNTALKYAKKIKSALENVFVILGGIHVSFMPYSALKHEYVDAVCIGEGEYTLLEAVERLDKEKSLEGVRGLIYKENGRIIDNGKREFIQNLDELPFPAYDLLPLEKYSVLGQKLEHFPMMSSRGCPFGCRYCASSLFMGRRFRARSAENVVDEIEWLQDKFGARYVGFGDDTFTLNKKRVLKICEEIKRRGLDVEWSCSSRVDTIDGETIKKMKSAGCNCIYYGVESANQKILNEYYRKRISLEQVKDAVKKTKEHGILTVCSFIIGAPMETREDMMKTLKFSIKLNPDYAQYSILTPYPGTEIYKEAKEKGWLLTENFDEYTCGKPVLKNFYLTPKEISRFLRYCYMRFYLRPKFIWKEIKNKNIKIAFEIVKRLLFRRGGENG; this comes from the coding sequence ATGATAACGCTCGTAAATCCCCTGTCAAATACTGAGACTATATCCAAGATCGATTTCAAAACACCACCAATAGGTTTAGCCTATCTTGCCTCGGTGCTGAGAGAAAACAGTTATAAAGTTAGAATCGTGGATAACGTAGTTGAAAAGCTGAGTTTGAATGAGTTGGTAAAGAAAATTAAGAACAGCGCTGTTGTGGGAATAACTACAACTACTCCGACATTTAATACTGCCTTAAAATACGCTAAGAAAATTAAATCTGCACTCGAAAATGTTTTCGTTATCTTGGGAGGAATTCACGTTTCTTTCATGCCCTACTCCGCTCTGAAGCATGAATACGTTGACGCGGTTTGTATTGGTGAGGGAGAGTACACACTGCTTGAAGCTGTCGAAAGGTTGGACAAGGAAAAAAGTTTGGAGGGAGTTAGGGGTTTAATTTACAAGGAAAACGGCAGAATAATAGATAACGGTAAGAGGGAGTTCATACAAAATTTGGACGAACTACCTTTCCCGGCCTACGATCTGTTACCACTCGAAAAGTATTCGGTACTCGGTCAAAAGCTTGAACACTTTCCGATGATGTCCTCGAGGGGTTGTCCGTTCGGATGCAGATACTGCGCATCTTCTCTCTTCATGGGAAGGCGTTTCAGGGCAAGAAGTGCGGAAAACGTTGTAGATGAAATCGAATGGCTTCAGGATAAATTTGGAGCGAGGTATGTTGGGTTTGGAGACGACACTTTTACTCTAAACAAGAAGAGGGTCTTAAAGATATGCGAGGAGATTAAGAGAAGGGGTCTCGATGTCGAATGGAGCTGTTCTTCGAGGGTCGATACGATAGATGGTGAAACTATTAAAAAGATGAAGAGTGCCGGATGCAACTGCATATATTACGGAGTTGAATCAGCAAATCAGAAGATATTGAACGAGTACTATCGCAAGAGGATTAGTCTTGAGCAGGTGAAGGATGCGGTAAAGAAGACGAAGGAACATGGTATTCTTACGGTTTGCTCGTTCATTATCGGAGCTCCGATGGAAACAAGGGAAGATATGATGAAAACCCTTAAGTTCTCGATAAAGCTAAATCCGGACTACGCCCAGTATTCGATTCTCACACCCTATCCCGGAACAGAGATATACAAGGAGGCTAAGGAGAAGGGTTGGCTTCTTACAGAAAACTTCGACGAATACACGTGCGGTAAACCAGTCCTGAAAAACTTCTATCTAACTCCTAAAGAAATTTCAAGGTTCTTGAGATACTGCTACATGCGTTTCTATCTGAGACCAAAATTTATTTGGAAGGAAATTAAAAATAAAAACATAAAAATTGCGTTTGAAATTGTTAAGAGGTTGCTATTTAGGAGGGGTGGTGAGAATGGGTGA
- a CDS encoding B12-binding domain-containing radical SAM protein: protein MGEIILTAPATEMSNHHGKEFMGFGTCSPPTVVPSWFVKMFFYPKIKCKNGEVTQAPYGLRKVEALLLNEGFDVVTVHPYDIEKYLEKAKVVGISVMDPLGFGPVSVTFSSILGGDPSTRIEFVNLMKTLEPYRDRIKVIIGGAGAWQFEWDEYWKSKVDCIIIGEGEYVVAEVFRKALRGEELPKIVRGKPARVEDIPTIKRPSINGLIEISRGCGRGCKFCSETLKLKRDIPIQKVVEEAKVCVRETRSVILHAEDVLLYGCKDPKFIPNEEKVLKLFKAVSEVTGYIGVSHCSLAAVVSKPSIVEGINEIVGMGERINMFGVQTGVETGSTRLMEKYMRGKCLPFHPSEWCDVVEEAFAIMHENNWVPAATLIIGLPDEREEDVVKTIELVERLRDYCSLIVPLIFIPMEVCALRKERSFTKENLKEYHYELMAVCMDHDVHWVDKLFKKYFGGYKNIPIKLGYWAFSRWIKRSWEKRRKELKVVVRSLIER from the coding sequence ATGGGTGAGATAATTTTAACGGCTCCGGCAACCGAAATGAGTAATCATCACGGCAAGGAATTCATGGGATTTGGGACGTGTTCTCCTCCAACAGTAGTTCCATCTTGGTTCGTAAAAATGTTCTTCTATCCTAAGATAAAGTGTAAGAACGGTGAAGTAACTCAGGCACCTTACGGTTTGAGGAAGGTCGAGGCATTGTTATTGAATGAAGGTTTCGACGTAGTAACAGTCCATCCCTACGACATCGAAAAGTATTTGGAAAAAGCGAAGGTTGTTGGGATTTCTGTAATGGATCCCCTCGGATTCGGTCCCGTTAGCGTTACCTTTTCATCGATACTCGGTGGTGATCCTTCAACCCGTATAGAGTTCGTCAACCTGATGAAAACTCTCGAACCTTACAGGGACAGAATAAAGGTTATAATCGGCGGGGCGGGAGCTTGGCAGTTTGAGTGGGACGAGTATTGGAAGAGTAAGGTGGACTGCATAATAATTGGAGAAGGCGAATATGTAGTTGCGGAGGTATTCAGGAAGGCTTTGAGAGGAGAGGAATTGCCGAAAATTGTAAGGGGTAAGCCCGCAAGAGTTGAGGACATACCGACGATAAAGAGACCGTCTATAAACGGTTTAATCGAGATTTCGAGGGGTTGCGGAAGGGGTTGCAAGTTCTGCAGTGAAACCTTAAAGCTTAAGAGGGATATACCTATACAGAAGGTCGTTGAGGAGGCTAAGGTTTGCGTTAGAGAAACTAGGAGTGTAATTTTACATGCTGAAGACGTTTTGCTTTACGGATGTAAAGACCCGAAGTTCATACCGAACGAAGAGAAGGTTTTAAAGCTTTTTAAAGCGGTCAGCGAAGTTACGGGTTACATAGGCGTCAGTCACTGCTCCTTAGCTGCAGTAGTTTCCAAACCATCCATCGTAGAGGGCATAAACGAAATCGTAGGTATGGGAGAAAGGATAAACATGTTCGGAGTTCAGACCGGTGTGGAGACTGGAAGCACGAGACTTATGGAGAAGTACATGCGCGGGAAGTGCCTACCTTTTCATCCGAGCGAGTGGTGCGATGTGGTCGAGGAAGCTTTCGCCATAATGCACGAGAACAATTGGGTTCCAGCTGCAACGCTAATAATCGGTTTGCCGGATGAGAGGGAGGAGGATGTCGTAAAAACCATAGAACTCGTCGAAAGACTTAGAGATTACTGTTCTCTAATAGTTCCCCTAATATTCATACCTATGGAAGTCTGCGCTTTGAGAAAGGAGAGATCGTTTACGAAGGAAAATCTCAAAGAGTATCATTACGAGCTTATGGCGGTTTGCATGGATCACGACGTTCATTGGGTGGACAAGCTGTTTAAGAAATACTTTGGAGGATACAAGAACATTCCGATTAAACTCGGCTACTGGGCTTTTTCGAGGTGGATAAAGAGGAGTTGGGAGAAAAGAAGAAAAGAGCTTAAAGTTGTAGTGAGGAGTTTAATTGAGAGGTGA
- the larB gene encoding nickel pincer cofactor biosynthesis protein LarB has protein sequence MIKKVDDFARLDVFREFRSGKPEAIFAQNKTPEQLVKIVEAFLECKDSVLITRLNYEQIKALRECFDDVYINDIGKIAVIGKKAKDLREGKVEGLGKTAVFTAGTSDKPVAEEACVTAMFLGLEVLKFYDVGIACIYRLVEPLKRVKEEDVDSIIAIAGMEGALPSVLAGLVDVPIIAVPTSVGYGVNLGGITTLFSMLLSCPAGVAVVNIDNGFGAGVFAYLISRIRRRSSRS, from the coding sequence ATGATAAAGAAAGTTGACGACTTCGCAAGACTAGATGTATTCAGAGAATTTAGATCTGGAAAGCCTGAGGCTATTTTTGCTCAAAACAAGACTCCAGAGCAGCTTGTTAAGATAGTTGAAGCGTTTTTAGAGTGCAAAGATTCCGTTTTAATCACTAGACTGAACTATGAGCAGATCAAAGCTTTGAGAGAGTGCTTCGATGATGTTTACATCAACGATATTGGAAAGATTGCAGTAATCGGTAAAAAAGCCAAAGATTTGAGAGAAGGTAAAGTTGAAGGGTTAGGAAAAACTGCCGTTTTCACGGCAGGTACTTCTGATAAGCCTGTTGCTGAGGAGGCATGCGTTACAGCCATGTTTCTAGGCTTAGAAGTTTTGAAGTTTTACGATGTCGGAATTGCATGCATATACAGACTGGTTGAGCCTTTAAAGAGAGTTAAGGAGGAGGATGTGGATTCGATAATAGCAATAGCTGGGATGGAGGGCGCTCTTCCTTCAGTTTTGGCTGGACTTGTAGATGTTCCAATTATAGCAGTTCCTACATCTGTTGGTTACGGCGTAAATTTGGGTGGGATTACAACGCTATTTTCAATGCTCCTAAGCTGTCCAGCAGGAGTTGCCGTGGTAAACATAGACAACGGCTTTGGCGCTGGAGTTTTTGCTTACCTCATATCTCGAATTCGAAGACGCAGTAGTCGCTCTTAG
- the carB gene encoding carbamoyl-phosphate synthase large subunit — MPKRGDIKKIMVIGSGPIVIGQAAEFDYSGSQACKALKEEGYEVVLVNSNPATIMTDPDMADRVYIEPLTADVVAKIIERETPDALLPTLGGQTALNLAVELGEMGVLDEYGVELIGAKLDAIKKAEDRELFKECMRKIGLDVPRSDIARDVDEALAIAEEIGYPVVVRPAFTLGGTGGGIAYNKKELREIVEKGLKLSLIHQVLIEEGVIGWKEYELEVMRDLADNVVIICSIENFDPMGIHTGDSITVAPAQTLSDVEYQQLRDAAIKIIRAIGVETGGSNIQFAVHPENGRIVAIEMNPRVSRSSALASKATGFPIAKIAAKLAVGYTLDEIPNDITKETPASFEPTIDYVVVKIPRFAFDKFPTADSTLGTQMKSVGEVMAIGRTFEEALQKAIRSLEIGRYGLGCDGKDKDPSREEIIQKLRTPNADRIFYIRYALKKGFTVDEIYELTKIDRWFIRKIKNIVEMEEKLKEWAKKTNYDIEKVPYEVLREAKRLGFSDYQLAYIFKTDERTVRRARKKRGISAVFKMVDTCAAEFEAKTPYYYSTYEDENDAPPTPRKKVMILGSGPNRIGQGIEFDYCCCHAVFSLKEEGYETIMVNCNPETVSTDYDTSDRLYFEPITHEDVMNIYDNEKPEGVIVQFGGQTPLNIAKDLEESGAKILGTSVDSIDFAEDRERFSKLLEELGIPQPEHGIAHSVEEAKEVARKIGYPVLVRPSYVLGGRAMEIVYDDEELERYVREAVEVSPEKPILIDKFLEDAVEAEVDALCDGEEVVIGGILEHIEEAGVHSGDSACVIPPISLPKHIIDTIIDYTRKIALALKVVGLINIQFAIKDNVVYVLEANPRASRTVPFISKATGLPLAKIAAKLMMGKKLRELGIKERLNLKHVAVKEAVFPFQKLPGVDPVLGPEMKSTGEVMGIDYDFGLAYYKAQLGAGMRLPLEGTAFISVKDKDKNEKIVWVAKKLKELGFRIIATRGTAEYLKRNGVDVEVVNKISEGRPNILDEIINGNVHLIINTPKGKRGRDEGYLIRRTAVDYNIPYITTLAGAIAAVKGIEAVKKRSIMTIKSIQEYHKEVEETIGVADDKES, encoded by the coding sequence ATGCCGAAGAGGGGGGATATCAAGAAAATAATGGTCATAGGAAGTGGGCCGATAGTAATAGGCCAAGCTGCAGAGTTCGATTATTCAGGTAGTCAGGCCTGCAAGGCTTTGAAAGAGGAAGGTTATGAGGTCGTTTTGGTCAACTCCAATCCAGCTACTATAATGACAGATCCAGATATGGCCGACAGAGTTTACATAGAGCCGTTAACTGCAGATGTTGTTGCAAAGATTATTGAAAGAGAAACTCCAGACGCTTTACTGCCGACACTGGGAGGCCAGACTGCTTTGAACTTGGCTGTTGAACTGGGTGAGATGGGTGTGCTTGATGAGTACGGAGTCGAGCTAATAGGTGCTAAGCTCGATGCTATAAAGAAGGCTGAAGATAGAGAGCTTTTCAAGGAATGCATGCGCAAAATTGGCTTAGATGTGCCTAGAAGTGATATCGCTAGAGATGTTGATGAAGCTTTGGCTATAGCTGAAGAGATCGGCTACCCCGTTGTCGTAAGGCCAGCTTTCACCTTAGGTGGGACTGGTGGAGGTATAGCATATAACAAGAAGGAGCTTAGAGAGATAGTTGAGAAGGGTTTGAAACTTTCATTAATTCATCAGGTGCTAATTGAGGAAGGAGTAATCGGCTGGAAGGAGTACGAGCTTGAGGTAATGAGAGATTTGGCCGATAATGTTGTGATAATCTGCTCAATTGAGAATTTCGATCCTATGGGGATTCACACGGGTGACAGTATAACCGTTGCTCCAGCTCAAACTCTGAGTGATGTCGAATATCAGCAATTGAGAGATGCTGCGATTAAGATAATCAGAGCAATTGGAGTAGAAACAGGAGGTAGTAATATACAGTTCGCAGTCCATCCCGAAAATGGAAGAATAGTTGCAATCGAGATGAATCCAAGAGTTAGTAGATCATCCGCTTTAGCTTCGAAAGCAACTGGATTTCCGATAGCGAAAATTGCTGCAAAGCTTGCTGTTGGTTATACCCTAGATGAAATTCCAAACGACATAACCAAAGAAACTCCTGCGAGCTTCGAGCCTACAATAGATTACGTCGTAGTTAAGATTCCACGCTTTGCATTCGACAAGTTCCCAACTGCTGATTCCACATTGGGCACTCAGATGAAGAGTGTTGGAGAAGTCATGGCTATAGGCAGAACTTTCGAAGAGGCACTACAGAAGGCTATAAGGAGCTTGGAAATTGGAAGATACGGATTGGGTTGCGATGGAAAAGATAAGGATCCAAGCAGAGAGGAGATAATTCAAAAGCTGAGAACACCGAATGCTGATAGGATTTTCTACATCCGCTACGCCTTAAAGAAAGGTTTCACCGTCGATGAAATTTACGAATTAACGAAGATAGACAGGTGGTTTATAAGAAAGATAAAGAACATAGTTGAAATGGAGGAGAAGCTTAAGGAGTGGGCTAAGAAGACCAACTACGACATCGAGAAAGTTCCCTACGAGGTTTTGAGGGAAGCAAAGCGTTTGGGGTTCTCGGATTACCAGCTCGCTTACATATTCAAGACGGACGAAAGGACTGTTAGAAGGGCTAGAAAGAAGAGGGGAATTTCGGCTGTTTTCAAGATGGTCGATACCTGTGCCGCAGAGTTCGAAGCTAAGACACCCTACTACTACTCAACTTATGAGGATGAGAACGATGCTCCACCAACTCCGAGAAAGAAAGTTATGATTCTAGGTAGTGGACCAAACAGGATAGGGCAGGGTATTGAATTCGACTACTGTTGCTGTCATGCGGTCTTTAGCTTGAAAGAAGAGGGTTACGAGACTATCATGGTGAACTGCAACCCAGAAACAGTTTCAACAGACTACGACACCTCTGACAGACTGTACTTCGAGCCCATAACTCATGAGGACGTCATGAACATCTACGACAACGAAAAGCCTGAGGGAGTGATAGTTCAGTTCGGAGGACAAACGCCCTTGAACATAGCCAAAGATTTGGAAGAATCCGGAGCTAAGATTTTGGGGACTTCAGTCGATTCAATAGATTTTGCGGAGGATAGAGAGAGGTTTTCAAAGCTTCTGGAGGAGCTGGGTATACCTCAGCCCGAGCACGGGATTGCGCACAGCGTTGAAGAGGCTAAGGAGGTTGCGAGGAAGATAGGATATCCAGTTCTAGTAAGACCTTCGTACGTTTTAGGTGGAAGAGCTATGGAGATCGTTTACGACGACGAGGAACTTGAGAGATATGTGAGAGAGGCAGTCGAGGTTTCACCTGAAAAGCCGATCTTAATAGACAAGTTCTTGGAAGATGCAGTAGAGGCTGAGGTTGATGCTCTATGCGATGGGGAAGAGGTTGTCATAGGTGGAATTTTGGAGCACATTGAAGAAGCTGGAGTTCACAGCGGTGATTCGGCCTGTGTTATCCCGCCGATTTCCCTACCAAAACACATCATAGATACGATAATCGATTACACTCGCAAAATAGCTTTAGCTTTGAAGGTTGTCGGGCTGATAAATATCCAATTTGCGATAAAGGACAATGTCGTTTACGTGCTTGAAGCAAATCCAAGAGCGAGTAGAACTGTCCCCTTCATAAGCAAAGCTACTGGTCTTCCTTTGGCAAAGATCGCTGCAAAGCTGATGATGGGCAAAAAGTTGAGGGAGCTTGGAATAAAGGAGAGGTTGAACCTCAAGCATGTAGCTGTTAAGGAGGCAGTGTTCCCCTTCCAGAAACTGCCTGGAGTCGATCCAGTTCTTGGTCCAGAGATGAAGTCCACTGGAGAAGTCATGGGAATTGATTACGACTTCGGACTGGCTTACTACAAAGCCCAGCTAGGTGCTGGAATGAGGCTGCCGTTGGAGGGAACTGCTTTCATAAGTGTCAAAGACAAGGACAAGAACGAGAAGATAGTTTGGGTTGCTAAGAAGTTGAAGGAATTGGGGTTCAGGATAATCGCAACGAGAGGAACGGCTGAATACCTCAAAAGGAACGGAGTTGATGTGGAGGTTGTGAATAAGATCAGCGAGGGAAGACCGAACATCCTCGATGAGATAATCAACGGAAACGTCCATCTGATAATAAATACACCCAAAGGAAAGAGGGGTAGAGACGAAGGCTACCTTATAAGGAGAACTGCCGTGGACTACAACATACCATACATAACAACCCTTGCAGGTGCAATCGCTGCGGTAAAGGGTATTGAAGCTGTTAAGAAGAGAAGTATTATGACGATAAAGAGCATTCAAGAGTATCACAAGGAAGTTGAAGAGACTATAGGTGTCGCGGATGATAAAGAAAGTTGA
- the carA gene encoding glutamine-hydrolyzing carbamoyl-phosphate synthase small subunit has protein sequence MKAALALEDGTYVEGKAFGAERDALGEIIFCTSMTGYVEALTDPSYKGQILMMTYPLIGNYGVCREDFESDGVKVEGFVVRELCKEPSNWRSEMTVDELLKEYDVPGIEGVDTRMLTKKIRIYGTMKAALAVGDVDKEELIERARAQPSISDIDLVDKVCVKEPKRFEAEKGRFEVVLIDCGVKKSIIRQLLKRGVNITLVPYNYPAKDILDMDPDGVFVSNGPGDPARVKETIETVKSLIGKIPMAGICLGHQLIALAMGAKTYKLKFGHHGSNQPVKDFETGRVFISSQNHNFAVDENTLPKGMKVTQINLNDYTVEGLRHEELPLMSVQYHPEAGPGPHDTYFFFDEFVKMLKEF, from the coding sequence ATGAAAGCAGCTTTGGCTTTGGAGGATGGAACTTACGTTGAAGGTAAGGCTTTTGGTGCTGAAAGGGATGCCTTAGGTGAGATAATATTCTGCACAAGCATGACCGGTTATGTTGAAGCCTTAACCGATCCTAGTTACAAGGGTCAGATTCTCATGATGACTTATCCACTCATAGGAAATTACGGCGTATGTAGAGAGGATTTTGAAAGTGATGGGGTGAAAGTGGAGGGCTTCGTCGTTAGGGAACTCTGCAAAGAACCGAGCAACTGGAGGAGCGAAATGACAGTAGACGAACTTCTCAAAGAGTACGATGTTCCGGGGATTGAGGGTGTTGATACTAGAATGCTAACGAAGAAAATAAGGATATACGGAACTATGAAAGCGGCTTTGGCTGTTGGGGATGTTGATAAAGAAGAATTGATAGAGAGGGCAAGAGCCCAGCCATCGATAAGCGATATAGATTTGGTCGATAAGGTCTGCGTAAAAGAGCCAAAGAGATTTGAAGCTGAGAAAGGAAGGTTTGAAGTCGTTCTAATAGACTGTGGTGTCAAGAAGAGTATAATCAGACAACTCTTGAAGAGAGGAGTTAACATCACGCTCGTTCCCTACAACTATCCTGCTAAAGATATCCTAGATATGGATCCTGATGGAGTTTTTGTTTCAAATGGGCCAGGTGATCCTGCGAGGGTTAAGGAGACTATTGAAACCGTAAAGAGCTTGATAGGGAAGATACCTATGGCAGGAATATGCTTGGGACATCAGCTTATAGCTCTGGCAATGGGTGCAAAGACTTACAAGCTTAAGTTCGGGCATCACGGAAGCAATCAGCCTGTGAAAGACTTTGAAACTGGTAGGGTTTTCATATCGAGCCAGAATCACAACTTTGCTGTCGATGAGAATACTTTACCAAAGGGCATGAAGGTTACTCAGATAAACTTGAACGATTACACAGTCGAGGGCTTGAGGCATGAGGAGCTACCTCTAATGTCAGTTCAGTACCATCCCGAAGCCGGGCCGGGTCCACACGACACGTACTTCTTCTTCGACGAGTTCGTAAAGATGTTGAAAGAGTTCTGA
- the purC gene encoding phosphoribosylaminoimidazolesuccinocarboxamide synthase, whose amino-acid sequence MGSVKDLIVIEEPKEDKMGFADFVFSDRYSVFDYGVMPDLIEHKGESLCLISAYFFEKLEDYGIKTHYIGLVENGKVKRFDEISKPTNVMRVKLARVVKPEKKNGYDYSVFRKLKGNFLIPLEVIYRNSIPKGSSLLRRIKEGKVKPEDFGLKEIVEGMKLEKPIIDFSTKLEDVDRYLSHGEAKEISGLSDEEFERLKEIALKVDEIITSEVSKVGLENEDGKIEFALDEFRNIIVVDAVGTPDECRFSYEGFDVSKELLREYYRKTEWYERLKEVKGKPNWRDIVGEPPKLSENVRILASKLYMALCNEITGKKFFDVPKLGEVVKEIKEVIR is encoded by the coding sequence ATGGGAAGTGTAAAAGATTTGATCGTTATAGAAGAGCCTAAAGAGGATAAAATGGGCTTTGCAGACTTCGTATTCTCTGATCGCTATTCCGTTTTTGATTATGGAGTCATGCCTGACCTAATAGAGCATAAAGGGGAGTCATTATGTCTCATTTCAGCTTACTTCTTCGAAAAGCTTGAAGATTATGGAATAAAAACCCATTACATCGGTCTGGTTGAGAATGGGAAGGTGAAGAGGTTTGATGAAATTTCCAAGCCAACAAATGTCATGAGGGTGAAACTAGCGAGGGTTGTTAAGCCAGAAAAGAAGAATGGTTACGATTACTCCGTATTTAGAAAGCTTAAAGGCAACTTCCTAATCCCTCTGGAAGTCATCTACAGGAACAGCATTCCCAAAGGTTCTTCACTGCTTAGAAGGATCAAGGAGGGCAAAGTTAAACCAGAAGATTTTGGTTTAAAAGAGATTGTAGAGGGAATGAAACTCGAAAAACCGATAATAGACTTCAGCACGAAGCTTGAAGATGTAGATAGGTATTTAAGCCACGGAGAGGCTAAAGAGATTTCTGGACTAAGCGATGAAGAGTTTGAAAGGTTAAAGGAGATTGCGTTGAAGGTTGATGAAATAATAACTTCCGAGGTTTCGAAAGTTGGGCTTGAGAATGAAGATGGAAAGATAGAATTCGCTCTCGATGAGTTTAGAAATATAATTGTTGTGGATGCAGTTGGAACTCCCGACGAGTGCAGATTTAGTTATGAGGGATTCGATGTCAGCAAAGAACTTTTGAGAGAATACTACAGAAAGACTGAGTGGTATGAGAGGTTGAAAGAGGTTAAAGGCAAACCCAATTGGAGAGATATTGTCGGAGAACCTCCGAAGTTGAGTGAAAATGTAAGAATTCTAGCCTCCAAGCTTTACATGGCTCTGTGTAATGAGATAACTGGGAAAAAGTTCTTCGACGTTCCCAAGCTTGGTGAAGTAGTTAAGGAGATTAAAGAGGTGATAAGATGA
- the purE gene encoding 5-(carboxyamino)imidazole ribonucleotide mutase has protein sequence MKVVIIMGSKSDIGYASKIAKKLKDFGVNVVMRVASAHKTPLKVLKIIKEYEHEDVVFVTVAGRSNALSGFVDANTTKPVIAAPPYSDKFGGVDIFSSIRMPSGVAPMLVMEAENVALAAVKILSLKYDDLKRKIAEYQERKKMEVENADKEVMEWEV, from the coding sequence ATGAAAGTTGTGATAATCATGGGTTCGAAGTCAGATATAGGTTATGCGAGCAAGATAGCTAAGAAGCTCAAAGATTTTGGCGTGAACGTCGTTATGAGAGTTGCTTCAGCTCATAAGACACCCCTAAAAGTTCTTAAAATAATAAAAGAGTACGAACATGAGGATGTAGTTTTTGTAACCGTAGCAGGTAGAAGTAACGCCTTGAGCGGATTCGTAGATGCTAATACAACCAAACCAGTTATAGCTGCTCCCCCCTATAGCGATAAATTTGGAGGAGTGGATATATTTTCAAGCATAAGAATGCCCTCCGGCGTTGCACCCATGCTCGTTATGGAGGCTGAAAACGTTGCTTTAGCAGCTGTAAAAATTCTTTCACTCAAATACGATGATCTAAAAAGAAAGATTGCAGAATATCAGGAAAGAAAGAAGATGGAAGTTGAGAATGCAGACAAAGAGGTGATGGAATGGGAAGTGTAA
- a CDS encoding ArsR/SmtB family transcription factor yields MPDEKLARALRARARRRILEELVKSGPLSVGEIAEKVGIAEYNASKHLKLLCDLGVVEYTYDPPKKIYYVSIPEMEELLKAYNAVASKLAKR; encoded by the coding sequence ATGCCTGATGAGAAACTTGCAAGAGCTCTGAGGGCGAGAGCGAGAAGAAGAATCCTTGAAGAGCTCGTTAAATCTGGTCCGCTTAGTGTCGGCGAAATTGCCGAGAAAGTTGGTATCGCCGAGTACAACGCTTCTAAGCACTTGAAGTTGCTTTGCGATTTGGGTGTTGTAGAGTATACTTACGACCCTCCGAAGAAGATATATTACGTATCCATTCCCGAGATGGAAGAATTGCTCAAAGCTTACAATGCGGTTGCAAGCAAGCTGGCCAAAAGGTGA
- a CDS encoding MTH895/ArsE family thioredoxin-like protein: MKIKVVGPGCPRCKATYKIVKKVIDKEGLDAELEYVTDMNEAANLGVIATPAVWIDGEVVIQGKVPKESELLEIIKKEKKGEMIFYLLNKLKTRYFTPDK, translated from the coding sequence ATGAAAATAAAAGTGGTTGGGCCTGGTTGTCCGAGATGTAAGGCAACATACAAGATTGTGAAGAAAGTGATCGATAAGGAAGGGTTGGATGCAGAGCTCGAATACGTGACGGACATGAATGAAGCAGCAAATCTTGGAGTAATTGCAACTCCGGCAGTCTGGATTGATGGAGAAGTCGTCATTCAGGGAAAGGTTCCGAAAGAGAGTGAACTGCTGGAAATCATTAAAAAGGAGAAAAAAGGAGAAATGATTTTTTATCTTCTAAATAAACTCAAAACACGATATTTCACTCCAGATAAGTAG
- a CDS encoding permease — protein MFITVIYALKSFEKEDLKYWMMETWFFVKQIVPLLLVGVFIVGVVGEVLKATNIVETYLGGEGVRQSFIAAIIGALSYFATMTEAPFVDTLMKLGMGKGPALALLLAGPGLSLPNMLAIGRLFGVKRAVLYIMTIVMLSTLAGTIYGEVAT, from the coding sequence ATGTTTATAACGGTAATTTATGCTTTAAAAAGCTTCGAGAAGGAGGATCTAAAGTACTGGATGATGGAAACTTGGTTCTTCGTTAAACAAATAGTTCCACTGTTACTCGTCGGAGTTTTCATCGTTGGAGTTGTTGGAGAAGTTCTGAAAGCCACAAACATAGTGGAAACTTATCTCGGTGGGGAGGGAGTTAGACAGAGCTTTATAGCGGCAATCATTGGGGCTTTAAGCTACTTTGCTACGATGACGGAAGCGCCTTTTGTTGATACACTCATGAAGCTTGGGATGGGCAAAGGTCCTGCTTTAGCTCTGCTTCTTGCGGGGCCCGGTTTGAGTTTGCCGAATATGTTAGCAATTGGGAGGCTTTTTGGAGTTAAAAGAGCGGTTTTGTATATAATGACAATAGTCATGCTCTCAACTCTAGCTGGAACAATCTATGGGGAGGTGGCAACATGA